One part of the Nocardioides zeae genome encodes these proteins:
- a CDS encoding phosphoglyceromutase has translation MTYTLVLLRHGESEWNAKNLFTGWVDVALTEKGRGEAVRGGELLREAGVLPDVVHTSLQRRAINTAALALDAADRHWIPVRRSWRLNERHYGALQGKDKKQTLEQYGEEQFMLWRRSFDVPPPPIDPDDEFSQSDDPRYADLGDEAPRTECLKDVIARLLPYWESDVVADLRSGKTVLVAAHGNSLRAIVKHLDGISDDDIAGLNIPTGMPLVYRLDDDLRPTVPGGEYLDPEAAAAAAAAVANQGR, from the coding sequence ATGACCTACACCCTGGTCCTGCTCCGCCACGGCGAGAGCGAGTGGAACGCCAAGAACCTCTTCACCGGCTGGGTGGACGTGGCGCTGACCGAGAAGGGCCGCGGCGAGGCGGTCCGTGGCGGCGAGCTGCTGCGCGAGGCGGGCGTGCTCCCCGACGTCGTGCACACGTCGCTCCAGCGCCGCGCCATCAACACCGCGGCGCTCGCGCTCGACGCGGCCGACCGGCACTGGATCCCCGTCCGCCGCTCGTGGCGCCTCAACGAGCGCCACTACGGCGCCCTCCAGGGCAAGGACAAGAAGCAGACCCTGGAGCAGTACGGCGAGGAGCAGTTCATGCTCTGGCGCCGCAGCTTCGACGTGCCGCCGCCGCCGATCGACCCCGACGACGAGTTCTCGCAGAGCGACGACCCGCGCTACGCCGACCTCGGCGACGAGGCGCCCCGCACGGAGTGCCTGAAGGACGTCATCGCCCGTCTGCTGCCCTACTGGGAGTCCGACGTCGTCGCCGACCTGCGGTCCGGCAAGACGGTGCTCGTCGCCGCGCACGGCAACAGCCTCCGCGCGATCGTCAAGCACCTCGACGGGATCTCCGACGACGACATCGCGGGGCTCAACATCCCGACCGGCATGCCGCTGGTCTACCGCCTCGACGACGACCTGCGTCCGACGGTCCCCGGTGGCGAGTACCTCGACCCCGAGGCCGCCGCCGCAGCCGCCGCCGCGGTCGCCAACCAGGGGCGCTGA
- the phoU gene encoding phosphate signaling complex protein PhoU, whose amino-acid sequence MRELFHEQLDALFDDLATMAGLARHSVGQATVALLEGDVAVAEDVISGDREIDLLREVVEEKAFSLLSLQAPVAGDLRVVVAALRMVAEIERMGDLAVHVAKIARLRVPEIAVPESVRPTLRRMATVATTMTARVQDVIANRDASAAADLVLIDDEMDQLRRDTFSAMLKEDWPHGIEAAVDLALLGRYYERIADHAVSVANRVVFVVTGEQPVNAR is encoded by the coding sequence ATGCGTGAACTCTTCCACGAGCAGCTCGACGCGCTGTTCGACGACCTGGCCACGATGGCCGGCCTCGCCCGTCACTCGGTCGGCCAGGCGACCGTCGCCCTCCTCGAGGGCGACGTCGCCGTCGCGGAGGACGTCATCTCGGGCGACCGCGAGATCGACCTGCTCCGCGAGGTGGTCGAGGAGAAGGCGTTCTCCCTGCTCTCCCTCCAGGCGCCCGTCGCGGGCGACCTCCGCGTCGTCGTCGCGGCCCTGCGTATGGTCGCGGAGATCGAGCGCATGGGCGACCTGGCCGTCCACGTCGCCAAGATCGCCCGCCTGCGCGTCCCCGAGATCGCCGTGCCCGAGTCGGTGCGTCCGACGCTGCGGCGCATGGCGACCGTGGCGACGACCATGACCGCCCGCGTGCAGGACGTCATCGCCAACCGCGACGCCAGCGCCGCGGCCGACCTCGTGCTCATCGACGACGAGATGGACCAGCTGCGCCGGGACACGTTCTCCGCGATGCTCAAGGAGGACTGGCCGCACGGGATCGAGGCCGCCGTCGACCTCGCCCTGCTGGGGCGCTACTACGAGCGGATCGCCGACCACGCCGTCTCGGTCGCCAACCGGGTCGTGTTCGTGGTGACGGGGGAGCAGCCCGTCAACGCCCGCTGA
- a CDS encoding sensor histidine kinase: MDPTTQAFVAALLGALVAGSAVFAWHVSDRLQRAAPPVEEARLPPGVANVLSVLRSSAVVVDEDGTVLKASAPTYALGLVRGRELVDPVLCSMIDDVRRDGQIREQEISMTRPGYPTRTVVARVAPLRSRLVLALIEDRTREHRVEAVRRDFVANVSHELKTPVGAIRLLSDAVVEASDDPEAVERFAMRMKKESERLSVLVQQIIELSRLQGDDPLEQADPVSVEDVIETAIDTSSIDASARSVTLSVQCDSDLVVLGNEGQIAMAVGNLVKNAVTYSPTGATVAVTARSLDSFVEIAVTDQGIGIPAADIERIFERFYRVDPARHRSTGGTGLGLSIVKHIAAVHGGEVRVWSVEGQGSTFRLRLPRSHDLPDEDEALVAPPVSRAPEEPRALVSTSPSSESRATPPALAAQHQEERP, translated from the coding sequence GTGGACCCGACGACCCAGGCCTTCGTGGCGGCGCTGCTCGGCGCCCTCGTCGCGGGCTCGGCCGTCTTCGCCTGGCACGTGAGCGACCGGCTGCAGCGCGCCGCGCCGCCCGTCGAGGAGGCGCGCCTGCCTCCCGGCGTCGCCAACGTGCTCTCGGTGCTCCGCAGCAGCGCGGTCGTCGTGGACGAGGACGGCACCGTCCTCAAGGCCTCCGCCCCGACGTACGCGCTCGGGCTGGTGCGCGGCCGTGAGCTCGTCGACCCGGTGCTGTGCTCGATGATCGACGACGTGCGTCGCGACGGGCAGATCCGCGAGCAGGAGATCTCGATGACGCGGCCGGGCTACCCGACGCGCACCGTCGTCGCGCGCGTCGCGCCGCTGCGCTCCCGCCTCGTGCTGGCGCTCATCGAGGACCGCACGCGCGAGCACCGCGTCGAGGCCGTACGACGCGACTTCGTCGCCAACGTCAGCCACGAGCTCAAGACGCCCGTGGGCGCGATCCGGCTGCTGTCCGACGCCGTCGTCGAGGCCTCGGACGACCCGGAGGCGGTCGAGCGGTTCGCCATGCGCATGAAGAAGGAGAGCGAACGGCTCTCCGTGCTCGTGCAGCAGATCATCGAGCTGTCCCGGCTCCAGGGCGACGACCCCCTCGAGCAGGCCGACCCGGTGTCGGTCGAGGACGTCATCGAGACCGCCATCGACACGAGCTCCATCGACGCCAGCGCGCGCTCGGTGACCCTCTCCGTGCAGTGCGACAGCGACCTCGTCGTGCTCGGCAACGAGGGGCAGATCGCGATGGCCGTGGGCAACCTGGTCAAGAACGCCGTGACCTACAGCCCCACCGGCGCGACCGTCGCGGTGACCGCCCGCAGCCTCGACTCCTTCGTGGAGATCGCGGTCACCGACCAGGGCATCGGCATCCCCGCCGCCGACATCGAGCGCATCTTCGAGCGCTTCTACCGCGTCGACCCGGCGCGGCACCGCTCGACGGGCGGCACCGGTCTCGGCCTCTCCATCGTCAAGCACATCGCCGCCGTGCACGGTGGCGAGGTGCGGGTGTGGTCGGTGGAGGGCCAGGGCTCCACGTTCCGCCTGCGCCTGCCCCGCAGCCACGACCTGCCCGACGAGGACGAGGCGCTGGTCGCGCCCCCGGTGTCGCGCGCCCCCGAAGAGCCCCGCGCGCTCGTGTCGACGTCCCCGTCGTCCGAGTCGCGCGCCACCCCCCCGGCCCTCGCGGCCCAGCACCAGGAGGAACGCCCGTGA
- a CDS encoding response regulator transcription factor — MTRVLVVEDEESYSDALAYMLRKEGFEVAIAADGNTALTEFDRNGADIVLLDLMLPGIPGTEVCRQIRQTSSVPVIMVSAKDDEVDKVVGLELGADDYVTKPYSPRELVARIRAVLRRGAEPDLSPSTLEAGPVRMDVERHVVTVDGNEQRLPLKEFELLEMFLRNPGRVLTRGQLIDRVWGSDYVGDTKTLDVHVKRLRAKLEPDPSEPKYLVTVRGLGYKLDL; from the coding sequence GTGACGCGGGTACTCGTCGTCGAGGACGAAGAGAGCTACAGCGATGCGCTCGCCTACATGCTCCGCAAGGAAGGGTTCGAGGTGGCCATCGCCGCCGACGGGAACACCGCACTGACGGAGTTCGACCGCAACGGCGCCGACATCGTGCTCCTCGACCTCATGCTCCCCGGCATCCCCGGCACGGAGGTCTGCCGCCAGATCCGGCAGACGTCGAGCGTGCCGGTCATCATGGTCAGCGCGAAGGACGACGAGGTCGACAAGGTCGTCGGTCTCGAGCTCGGTGCGGACGACTACGTGACGAAGCCCTACTCGCCCCGCGAGCTGGTGGCGCGGATCCGCGCCGTACTGCGTCGGGGGGCGGAGCCCGACCTGTCCCCCAGCACGCTGGAGGCCGGGCCGGTCCGCATGGACGTCGAGCGCCACGTCGTCACCGTGGACGGCAACGAGCAGCGGCTGCCGCTCAAGGAGTTCGAGCTCCTCGAGATGTTCCTCCGGAACCCGGGCCGCGTGCTGACCCGCGGGCAGCTGATCGACCGCGTCTGGGGCTCCGACTACGTCGGCGACACCAAGACGCTCGACGTGCACGTGAAGCGGCTGCGGGCGAAGCTGGAGCCGGACCCGAGCGAGCCGAAGTACCTGGTGACGGTGCGCGGGCTGGGCTACAAGCTCGACCTCTGA
- a CDS encoding DMT family transporter, translated as MTSSARTSAPTGAASPEPRQPVAAWLPVAAGAVTLLLWASAFVAIRHLGSDVPPGALSLGRLLIAAAALGALLLTRPSGTRRWPARRHVPLLLLCGAAWFGIYNLALNAAEQRIDAGTAALVVQVGPILVALLATVFLGEQLHRWLVIGMGVGFAGVVVIAQASSGHESGDLTGVLLAVVAAATYAVGVLSQKPVLQSAGPLETTFLACVIGAVVCLPWAGELVDVAGTASVGTVLGVVYLGLLPTAVAFTTWAYALSHTNASTLALTTFLVPFLAAALAWPLLDEVPPLLAFVGGTLCIAGVLLTRRRPRAEVAAPVPDDEAA; from the coding sequence GTGACCTCCTCGGCCCGCACGTCCGCGCCCACCGGCGCCGCCTCGCCCGAGCCCCGACAGCCCGTGGCTGCCTGGCTGCCCGTCGCGGCCGGGGCGGTCACGCTGCTCCTGTGGGCCTCGGCGTTCGTGGCCATCCGCCACCTCGGCAGCGACGTGCCGCCCGGCGCGCTCTCGCTCGGACGGCTGCTCATCGCGGCGGCCGCGCTCGGTGCCCTGCTGCTCACGCGTCCGAGCGGCACGCGGCGCTGGCCGGCGCGGCGCCACGTGCCGCTCCTCCTGCTCTGCGGCGCCGCCTGGTTCGGGATCTACAACCTCGCGCTCAACGCCGCCGAGCAGCGGATCGACGCGGGCACGGCGGCGCTCGTCGTGCAGGTCGGCCCGATCCTCGTCGCGCTGCTCGCGACCGTCTTCCTCGGCGAGCAGCTGCACCGGTGGCTCGTCATCGGCATGGGCGTCGGGTTCGCCGGCGTCGTCGTGATCGCGCAGGCCTCGTCCGGCCACGAGAGCGGTGACCTGACCGGGGTGCTGCTCGCCGTCGTCGCCGCCGCGACGTACGCGGTGGGGGTGCTGAGCCAGAAGCCGGTCCTGCAGTCCGCCGGCCCCCTCGAGACGACCTTCCTCGCCTGCGTCATCGGCGCCGTCGTGTGCCTCCCCTGGGCCGGCGAGCTCGTCGACGTCGCCGGCACCGCGTCGGTCGGCACCGTGCTCGGCGTGGTCTACCTCGGCCTCCTGCCCACCGCGGTGGCGTTCACGACGTGGGCCTACGCGCTGTCCCACACCAACGCCTCCACGCTCGCGCTCACGACGTTCCTCGTGCCGTTCCTCGCGGCGGCCCTGGCCTGGCCCCTGCTCGACGAGGTGCCCCCGCTGCTCGCGTTCGTCGGGGGCACGCTGTGCATCGCGGGCGTGCTGCTGACCCGGCGTCGCCCGCGCGCCGAGGTCGCGGCGCCGGTGCCCGACGACGAGGCGGCCTAG
- a CDS encoding YbjN domain-containing protein — protein sequence MIDGPEPPTPEVEHPIVELVRAHLVAEGVEHEELSPGVFSLSLPGERKLTIPVRLDVGRHALGVHAFVCRNPDENHEGVYRWLLQRNLRLYAVAFAIDRTGDIYLDARLPLDAVTPAGLDRLLGSVLTYADESFNTILELGFASSIRKEWEWRRERGESTRNLEAFRGWLEAGDEPGGESNPG from the coding sequence GTGATCGACGGACCCGAGCCTCCCACGCCGGAGGTCGAGCACCCGATCGTCGAGCTGGTGCGGGCGCACCTGGTCGCCGAGGGGGTCGAGCACGAGGAGCTCAGCCCCGGCGTGTTCTCCCTGTCGCTGCCGGGGGAGCGGAAGCTGACGATCCCCGTGCGGCTCGACGTGGGACGGCACGCGCTCGGCGTGCACGCGTTCGTCTGCCGCAACCCCGACGAGAACCACGAGGGCGTCTACCGCTGGCTGCTGCAGCGCAACCTGCGCCTGTACGCCGTCGCGTTCGCCATCGACCGCACCGGCGACATCTACCTCGACGCCCGGCTGCCCCTCGACGCCGTGACCCCCGCCGGCCTCGACCGGCTGCTGGGCTCCGTGCTGACCTACGCCGACGAGTCGTTCAACACGATCCTCGAGCTCGGCTTCGCCTCGTCCATCCGCAAGGAGTGGGAGTGGCGGCGCGAGCGGGGCGAGTCGACGCGCAACCTCGAGGCGTTCCGCGGCTGGCTCGAGGCGGGTGACGAGCCCGGCGGGGAGAGCAACCCCGGCTAG
- the mshA gene encoding D-inositol-3-phosphate glycosyltransferase, with amino-acid sequence MDRVAMISLHTSPLDQPGTGDAGGMNVYVLELARRIGALGVAVDVMTRATSSRLAPVVEVADNVRVCHLVAGPYEGIDKADLPAQLCSFAREVLRKEAAAPLGHFDVVHSHYWLSGQVGALARDRWAVPLVHSMHTMAKVKNGALAAGDEPEPAMRVIGEEQVVDAADLLVANTDREADELVSLYGAAPERVRVVHPGVDLARFRPQHRPTVRAALGLPVDALVVLFAGRIQPLKAPDVLVRAVAVLLERDPGLRDRLVVPIVGGPSGSGRERPEALAELVRTLGLEDVVRFVPPVAQPELAWWYAAADLVAVPSYNESFGLVALEAQAAGTPVVAAGVGGLVTAVRHEHSGLLVDTHEPEDWAHALRGLLRDERRRLALSAGALEHARGFAWERSAEATLAAYEDARRVLRTTTSGGHA; translated from the coding sequence ATGGATCGCGTCGCGATGATCAGTCTCCACACGTCGCCGCTCGACCAGCCGGGCACGGGCGACGCGGGGGGCATGAACGTCTACGTCCTCGAGCTCGCCCGCCGCATCGGTGCCCTCGGGGTCGCCGTCGACGTGATGACCCGGGCGACGTCCTCCCGCCTCGCGCCGGTCGTCGAGGTCGCCGACAACGTGCGCGTCTGCCACCTCGTCGCGGGTCCCTACGAGGGCATCGACAAGGCCGACCTGCCGGCCCAGCTGTGCTCCTTCGCGCGGGAGGTGCTCCGCAAGGAGGCCGCCGCCCCGCTCGGCCACTTCGACGTCGTGCACTCCCACTACTGGCTCTCGGGCCAGGTCGGCGCCCTGGCGCGCGACCGCTGGGCGGTGCCGCTCGTGCACTCGATGCACACGATGGCCAAGGTCAAGAACGGTGCGCTCGCGGCGGGGGACGAGCCCGAGCCGGCGATGCGCGTCATCGGCGAGGAGCAGGTGGTCGACGCGGCCGACCTCCTGGTCGCCAACACCGACCGCGAGGCCGACGAGCTCGTGAGCCTGTACGGCGCGGCCCCCGAACGCGTCCGGGTCGTCCACCCGGGCGTCGACCTGGCCCGCTTCCGGCCCCAGCACCGCCCCACCGTGCGGGCTGCGCTCGGCCTGCCGGTCGACGCGCTCGTCGTGCTGTTCGCCGGTCGCATCCAGCCGCTGAAGGCCCCAGACGTGCTCGTGCGCGCCGTGGCGGTCCTGCTCGAGCGCGACCCCGGGCTGCGCGACCGCCTGGTGGTGCCGATCGTGGGCGGCCCGTCGGGATCCGGCCGCGAGCGTCCCGAGGCGCTGGCGGAGCTGGTGCGCACGCTCGGGCTCGAGGACGTCGTCCGGTTCGTGCCGCCGGTCGCCCAGCCGGAGCTGGCGTGGTGGTACGCCGCGGCCGACCTCGTCGCCGTCCCGTCCTACAACGAGTCGTTCGGCCTCGTCGCCCTCGAGGCGCAGGCCGCCGGCACCCCGGTCGTCGCGGCCGGCGTCGGCGGTCTCGTCACGGCCGTGCGCCACGAGCACAGCGGCCTCCTCGTCGACACCCACGAGCCCGAGGACTGGGCCCACGCGCTCCGCGGCCTGCTGCGCGACGAGCGTCGTCGCCTCGCGCTGTCGGCCGGAGCGCTGGAGCACGCCCGCGGGTTCGCCTGGGAGCGGAGCGCCGAGGCCACGCTCGCGGCGTACGAGGACGCCCGCCGCGTCCTGCGGACCACCACATCGGGAGGCCATGCGTGA
- a CDS encoding SDR family NAD(P)-dependent oxidoreductase, which produces MSVETAPRTRRTAVVTGASSGIGAATARALAASGFRVVCAARRADRVAALAAEIDGVAVACDVTDADQVAALAEAAGEVVHVLVNNAGGAFGSDPVESADAEQWKAMYDVNVIGLLRVTQALLPALRASGDAVVVNVGSTAGRVAYEGGGGYTAAKHGTKVVTETLRLELVAEPIRISEIAPGMVHTPEFSLVRFGGDQEKADQVYAGVRNPLVAEDVADAIAWVATRPSHVNIDQLVIRPRAQAAQHKVHREG; this is translated from the coding sequence ATGAGCGTCGAGACCGCCCCCCGCACCCGTCGTACCGCCGTCGTCACCGGCGCCAGCAGCGGGATCGGCGCCGCGACCGCCCGTGCCCTCGCGGCCTCCGGCTTCCGGGTCGTCTGCGCGGCCCGCCGCGCGGACCGGGTCGCTGCGCTCGCCGCCGAGATCGACGGCGTCGCCGTGGCGTGCGACGTCACCGACGCCGACCAGGTCGCCGCGCTCGCCGAGGCCGCCGGCGAGGTGGTGCACGTGCTCGTCAACAACGCCGGGGGCGCGTTCGGCAGCGACCCGGTCGAGAGCGCGGACGCGGAGCAGTGGAAGGCGATGTACGACGTCAACGTCATCGGCCTGCTGCGGGTCACCCAGGCCCTGCTGCCCGCCCTGCGCGCCAGCGGGGACGCCGTCGTCGTCAACGTCGGCTCCACCGCGGGCCGCGTCGCCTACGAGGGCGGTGGCGGCTACACCGCCGCCAAGCACGGCACCAAGGTCGTCACGGAGACGCTCCGTCTCGAGCTCGTCGCCGAGCCGATCCGCATCTCCGAGATCGCGCCGGGGATGGTCCACACGCCCGAGTTCTCGCTCGTCCGGTTCGGGGGCGACCAGGAGAAGGCGGACCAGGTGTACGCCGGCGTGCGCAACCCGCTCGTCGCCGAGGACGTCGCCGACGCGATCGCCTGGGTGGCGACCCGGCCCAGCCACGTCAACATCGACCAGCTCGTGATCCGCCCCCGCGCCCAGGCCGCGCAGCACAAGGTGCACCGGGAGGGCTGA
- a CDS encoding iron-containing alcohol dehydrogenase: MAPVGVIEPPAVGCRGTSLVKFHAPEIVLGVGSLAEAGFAAARLGARRPFVVTDPGILAAGWVDELLGHLRDVRLRPVVFHNLTPNPKDHEVRAAHELYVASGADVIIGIGGGSVMDAAKGVAILSGNGGDILDYAGVDRATQPIPPMLMIPSTSGSGADVSQFCIVTDTARSVKLTIMGRALVPDISVTDPRLLVTMPDDLNAATGLDALTHGIESFVSLAHNPLADVHALNAVGLVCRYLRRTLTDPTDTEARSRMAQASLEAGLAFTNAILGATHAMSHQVGGLLDAPHGVVNGVLLPHVIRYNARAVPDRFVDLAGAAGLDVDGADGEKAAELLAEHVRRLADDVGVPSGLAALGVAESDVPLLARTTLDDACLTTNPRPATEGDVLDLFRAAL; encoded by the coding sequence GTGGCACCAGTCGGAGTGATCGAGCCCCCGGCGGTGGGCTGCCGCGGCACGTCGCTGGTCAAGTTCCACGCCCCCGAGATCGTGCTCGGCGTGGGCTCCCTCGCGGAGGCGGGCTTCGCCGCGGCCCGGCTCGGCGCACGCCGCCCGTTCGTCGTCACCGACCCCGGGATCCTCGCCGCCGGCTGGGTCGACGAGCTGCTCGGCCACCTGCGCGACGTCCGCCTGCGGCCGGTGGTCTTCCACAACCTCACGCCCAACCCGAAGGACCACGAGGTGCGCGCCGCGCACGAGCTGTACGTCGCGAGCGGGGCCGACGTCATCATCGGCATCGGCGGCGGCTCGGTGATGGACGCCGCGAAGGGCGTCGCCATCCTGTCGGGCAACGGCGGCGACATCCTGGACTACGCCGGGGTGGACCGGGCGACACAGCCGATCCCGCCGATGCTGATGATCCCCAGCACCTCGGGCAGCGGCGCCGACGTCAGCCAGTTCTGCATCGTCACCGACACCGCCCGGTCGGTGAAGCTGACGATCATGGGCCGCGCGCTCGTGCCCGACATCTCCGTCACCGACCCCCGCCTGCTCGTCACCATGCCCGACGACCTCAACGCCGCGACCGGGCTGGACGCGCTGACGCACGGGATCGAGTCGTTCGTCTCGTTGGCCCACAACCCGCTGGCCGACGTGCACGCGCTCAACGCCGTCGGGCTCGTCTGCCGCTACCTGCGTCGCACGCTGACCGACCCCACCGACACCGAGGCGCGCAGCCGGATGGCCCAGGCGAGCCTCGAGGCCGGGCTGGCGTTCACCAACGCCATCCTCGGTGCCACCCACGCCATGAGCCACCAGGTGGGCGGTCTGCTCGACGCCCCGCACGGCGTCGTCAACGGCGTGCTGCTCCCCCACGTGATCCGCTACAACGCGCGGGCCGTGCCGGACCGGTTCGTCGACCTCGCCGGCGCGGCCGGGCTCGACGTCGACGGCGCGGACGGCGAGAAGGCCGCGGAGCTCCTGGCCGAGCACGTGCGGCGCCTCGCCGACGACGTGGGGGTGCCGTCCGGCCTGGCCGCCCTCGGCGTCGCGGAGAGCGACGTGCCCCTGCTCGCCCGCACCACGCTCGACGACGCCTGCCTCACCACCAACCCGCGCCCCGCGACGGAGGGCGACGTCCTCGACCTCTTCCGCGCGGCCCTGTGA
- a CDS encoding MadS family sensor histidine kinase, whose product MSLDVPAPGARPDLAALTGVRSGKGSYYRAYVRSDERTQRAVRAMDSISRALVRTVEGPRGLLEEVVRAAAAHLEAEWTLLAVSDGHLAGARPRFLACSGTPEGPGLQVVDDETLLPAFVRRELGAVRAGHATRTADDGRWVRVPMSLEGRHIGALVGLHGLPFEPEPGDLSVLRILANQAAVSLHTSEQYHAGLALHRRAQRLYDEAQAQRRDLEARTAELRHAEQRLLVAHQRELVDTERHRIARELHDSVTQFVLSAGMAVEVARGEAAALGVERVAAPLTTAKDLTREAVDQLRRAIYALHRPHSDTVATLPELLHELTAHHRPHLAVQIRVEGRVCELPADADHELARAVGEALFNIVNHARASRAVVRVRYRPDQVRVTVADDGCGDPAELARMLRLERGTTADGRHRGLANIEARVADLGGTLAFRRARLGGVRVELTVPLPIDTGGSSLISDLVGAPPPREEPS is encoded by the coding sequence GTGAGCCTCGACGTACCGGCTCCGGGGGCACGGCCCGACCTCGCCGCCCTGACGGGGGTGCGGTCGGGCAAGGGGTCGTACTACCGCGCCTACGTGCGCTCCGACGAGCGCACCCAGCGGGCGGTGCGCGCCATGGACTCGATCTCGCGCGCGCTCGTGCGCACCGTCGAGGGGCCGCGGGGCCTGCTCGAGGAGGTCGTGCGCGCCGCCGCCGCCCACCTCGAGGCCGAGTGGACGCTGCTGGCGGTCTCCGACGGACACCTGGCCGGCGCGCGGCCCCGCTTCCTCGCGTGCTCCGGCACGCCCGAGGGACCCGGGCTGCAGGTCGTGGACGACGAGACGCTGCTGCCCGCGTTCGTGCGCCGCGAGCTCGGCGCCGTCCGCGCCGGGCACGCGACGCGCACCGCGGACGACGGTCGGTGGGTGCGCGTGCCGATGTCGCTCGAGGGGCGGCACATCGGGGCGCTCGTCGGCCTCCACGGGCTCCCGTTCGAGCCCGAGCCGGGCGACCTGTCGGTGCTGCGCATCCTCGCCAACCAGGCGGCGGTGTCGCTGCACACCTCGGAGCAGTACCACGCCGGGCTGGCGCTGCACCGGCGGGCGCAGCGGCTGTACGACGAGGCGCAGGCCCAGCGCCGTGACCTCGAGGCCCGCACGGCCGAGCTCCGGCACGCCGAGCAGCGGCTCCTCGTCGCCCACCAGCGCGAGCTCGTCGACACCGAGCGGCACCGGATCGCGCGCGAGCTGCACGACTCCGTGACGCAGTTCGTGCTGTCGGCCGGGATGGCCGTCGAGGTCGCCCGCGGCGAGGCCGCCGCGCTCGGCGTCGAGCGGGTGGCCGCGCCGCTGACGACGGCGAAGGACCTCACCCGGGAGGCGGTCGACCAGCTGCGACGGGCGATCTACGCCCTGCACCGCCCGCACAGCGACACGGTCGCCACGCTGCCCGAGCTGCTCCACGAGCTGACCGCCCACCACCGGCCGCACCTCGCCGTCCAGATCCGCGTCGAGGGCCGGGTGTGCGAGCTGCCCGCCGACGCCGACCACGAGCTGGCCCGCGCCGTGGGCGAGGCGCTGTTCAACATCGTCAACCACGCACGGGCCAGCCGGGCGGTCGTGCGCGTCCGCTACCGGCCCGACCAGGTCCGCGTCACGGTCGCCGACGACGGCTGCGGCGACCCCGCCGAGCTGGCCCGGATGCTGCGGCTCGAGCGCGGCACGACCGCCGACGGCCGCCACCGCGGGCTCGCCAACATCGAGGCCCGCGTGGCCGACCTCGGCGGGACCCTCGCGTTCCGCCGGGCGCGGTTGGGCGGCGTACGTGTCGAGCTCACCGTGCCCCTGCCCATCGACACCGGTGGGTCGTCCCTCATCTCCGACCTGGTCGGCGCCCCACCCCCACGAGAGGAACCGTCATGA
- a CDS encoding MadR family response regulator transcription factor has protein sequence MTLSPVETAPDRASGTVGIVLVDDHAIVRQGLRSILEREPDLTVLGEASSAAEALAVVARVRPDIVLLDLKLSTSSDTEGLELCARLVAEHPGLGVLVLTTFLDDQLVLRAIRVGARGYVVKDVDTSGLIRSIRDVSRGGSAFDARSAAAMVRGLNAPEPVANQHLTEREQEVLRLLARGHSNRAIGERLYVSETTAKFHVGNILRKLGVSRRAEAVYEAGKLGLL, from the coding sequence ATGACGCTCAGCCCTGTGGAGACCGCTCCCGACCGCGCGTCGGGGACCGTCGGGATCGTGCTCGTCGACGACCACGCGATCGTGCGGCAGGGGCTGCGCTCGATCCTCGAGCGCGAGCCCGACCTGACCGTGCTGGGCGAGGCGTCCTCGGCCGCCGAGGCGCTCGCCGTCGTGGCGCGGGTGCGGCCCGACATCGTGCTGCTCGACCTCAAGCTGTCGACGTCGTCGGACACCGAGGGTCTCGAGCTGTGCGCACGCCTCGTGGCGGAGCACCCCGGGCTCGGCGTGCTCGTGCTGACGACGTTCCTCGACGACCAGCTGGTGCTGCGGGCGATCCGGGTGGGCGCACGGGGATACGTCGTGAAGGACGTCGACACCTCCGGGCTCATCCGCTCGATCCGGGACGTGAGCCGCGGTGGGAGCGCCTTCGACGCCCGGAGCGCCGCCGCCATGGTGCGGGGGCTGAACGCGCCGGAGCCGGTCGCGAACCAGCACCTGACGGAGCGCGAGCAGGAGGTGCTGCGGCTGCTCGCCCGGGGGCACTCGAACCGCGCGATCGGCGAGCGGCTCTACGTGTCGGAGACGACGGCGAAGTTCCACGTCGGCAACATCCTGCGCAAGCTCGGCGTCTCGCGCCGCGCCGAGGCCGTGTACGAGGCGGGGAAGCTCGGGCTGCTCTGA